The following proteins come from a genomic window of Deinococcota bacterium:
- the gcvH gene encoding glycine cleavage system protein GcvH produces MEIPKDLKYASSHEWTRSEGEVVTVGITDYAQDQLGDVVFIELPEVGRQVQKGDAVAVVESVKTASDIYAPVSGEISEVNEALKDAPETINESPYERGWMFRLRAASPAELEGLMDAAGYLRSVEG; encoded by the coding sequence ATGGAAATACCCAAGGACCTCAAGTACGCCTCCAGCCACGAGTGGACCCGTTCCGAAGGGGAGGTGGTGACGGTAGGCATCACCGACTACGCTCAGGACCAGCTCGGCGACGTCGTCTTCATCGAGCTGCCCGAGGTAGGCCGGCAGGTCCAAAAGGGCGACGCGGTGGCGGTGGTCGAGTCGGTCAAGACCGCCTCGGACATCTACGCGCCCGTCTCGGGCGAGATAAGCGAGGTCAACGAAGCGCTCAAAGACGCCCCGGAGACGATCAACGAGTCACCCTACGAGAGAGGCTGGATGTTTCGCCTGCGCGCCGCGAGCCCTGCGGAGTTGGAAGGGCTTATGGACGCTGCCGGCTACCTGAGAAGCGTGGAGGGCTAG